One Glycine soja cultivar W05 chromosome 2, ASM419377v2, whole genome shotgun sequence genomic region harbors:
- the LOC114371832 gene encoding glutathione S-transferase U19-like: MSKGDKVEVLDFWASPFCARVKVALEEKGVNYVASEEDLFGGKSELLLKSNPIHQKVPVLLHNDKPLAESSIIVSYIDEVWSSNPLLPTLAYDRAQARFWTDYIDKKVFETGRSIWGSNGEEREVGTRDFIEVLKHLEEALGEKDYFGGDAFGYVDIIAIGHSAWFLAYEKLGGFKVEDHSPKISAWIKRSLQRESVAKVLPDPEKVYQFVLHFRKMLGLE, encoded by the exons ATGTCAAAGGGTGACAAGGTTGAGGTTTTGGACTTTTGGGCTAGCCCATTTTGTGCAAGAGTGAAAGTTGCTTTGGAAGAGAAGGGGGTGAATTATGTAGCCAGTGAAGAGGATTTGTTTGGAGGCAAGAGTGAGCTTCTCCTTAAGTCAAATCCTATTCATCAAAAAGTTCCTGTGCTCTTGCACAATGACAAGCCTCTAGCCGAGTCTTCTATCATTGTTAGCTACATTGATGAAGTCTGGTCTTCCAACCCACTGCTTCCAACTCTTGCTTATGATCGTGCACAAGCCAGATTCTGGACTGATTACATTGACAAAAAG GTATTTGAAACCGGGAGGAGTATCTGGGGAAGCAATggagaagagagagaagtggGCACTAGGGACTTCATTGAAGTTTTAAAGCATCTTGAGGAAGCTCTAGGGGAGAAGGACTACTTTGGAGGTGATGCCTTTGGTTATGTTGACATCATAGCCATTGGTCATTCAGCTTGGTTTTTGGCCTATGAGAAGCTTGGTGGCTTCAAAGTTGAAGACCACTCGCCAAAAATCTCAGCTTGGATTAAGAGGAGCTTGCAAAGGGAATCTGTTGCCAAAGTTCTGCCAGACCCTGAGAAGGTCTACCAGTTTGTCCTTCATTTCAGGAAGATGTTAGGACTTGAATAA
- the LOC114397718 gene encoding autophagy protein 5-like, giving the protein MSEAQKQVWKGAIPLQIHLHESEVTTLPPPPPALVLAPRIGYLPLLISLLKPQFSTTLPPGVDTIWFEYKGLPLKWYIPTGVLFDLLCVEPERPWNLTVHFRGYPSIVLLPCEGEDSVKWSFINSLKEAAYVINGNSKNVMNMSQTDQVELWGSVLNGNFETYRRVASKLKLGTFEDEYMENVSSVLVKSSQSTGDTDVTGQLKTGRIPVRLYLWTVNEEFDDFEDAPQIDNWDKVSYINRPVEIYKEDGKYFSLNDAVKRILPEFFLENSFVTDGDANINQSGEEGESSSDPGSCCNTLEIAEIKLVRIQGIEPILDIPFSWVVNNLMNPEYFLHMCVCLKVSKANAVQ; this is encoded by the exons ATGAGTGAAGCGCAGAAGCAGGTTTGGAAAGGGGCCATTCCTCTCCAGATTCACCTCCACGAATCCGAAGTCACCACTCTCCCTCCTCCTCCACCCGCTCTC GTGTTGGCACCTCGGATAGGGTACTTACCTTTGCTGATTTCGCTCTTGAAGCCTCAGTTCAGCACCACGCTTCCCCCTGGAGTCGACACCATTTGGTTTGAGTACAAAGGCCTCCCTCTCAAGTG GTATATACCTACTGGAGTTCTTTTTGATCTTTTGTGCGTGGAGCCAGAGAGGCCGTGGAATTTAACT GTACACTTTAGAGGATATCCTAGTATTGTATTGCTTCCCTGTGAAGGTGAAGACAGTGTAAAGTGGAGCTTTATTAACTCACTGAAAGAG GCTGCATATGTAATAAATGGGAATAGCAAAAATGTGATGAACATGTCTCAAACTGATCAGGTGGAGCTCTGGGGCTCTGTTTTAAATG GTAACTTTGAAACTTATCGACGGGTGGCATCTAAGCTTAAGCTTGGAACTTTTGAAGATGAATATATGGAAAATGTTAGTTCAGTCTTGGTTAAATCTTCACAAAGTACAGGGGATACTGATGTTACTGGACAATTGAAAACTG GTAGGATTCCTGTTCGTTTATATCTGTGGACTGTCAATGAGgagtttgatgattttgaagatgCTCCACAAATTGATAATTGGGACAAAGTCTCATATATCAATCGACCTGTTGAGATTTATAAGGAAGATG GTAAATATTTTAGCTTAAATGATGCGGTTAAAAGAATATTGCCCGAGTTTTTCCTGGAAAATTCCTTTGTAACTGATGGAGATGCAAACATTAACCAAAGTGGAGAAGAGGGAGAAAGTTCATCTGATCCAGGGTCATGTTGCAACACACTTGAGATTGCTGAAATCAAACTTGTACGCATTCAAGGAATAGAACCAATTTTAGACATACCTTTCTCTTGGGTGGTTAACAACTTGATGAATCCCGAGTATTTTCTTCATATGTGTGTTTGCTTAAAAGTTTCAAAGGCCAATGCTGTACAATAG
- the LOC114397727 gene encoding uncharacterized protein LOC114397727 translates to MLGAVQLGLLAACVVLFVPMGMAGWHLSRNKVLFFSGALFITLAVGVHLTPYFPSVSDFVTSVSSSSVNVVVDDRDLCVSLLHDIVWEVRPRRVFDFELNNNNNNSVNYDKSWSWKRSGSVESCEFQRLKRHDVSVLLNGSWVVVAGDSQARIFTLSLLSLVLDSEGMESVKGSLFKRHSDYHTVVDEIGMKLDFMWAPYVTNLTSLVAGFKRNRVYPDLLVMGSGLWHMLHFTNASDYGFSLGVLRSSVNSLLPVSSEFGNDEADVAVSASVRSPSPHLFWLGMPTLVNSMLNTNEKREKMTDLMWGEYEREVQGSGMLRQFGGPLQLVDIGSLSWTCGIKCTDDGMHYDGVVYEAGVQIMLNALLIESHQRL, encoded by the coding sequence ATGTTAGGTGCGGTTCAGTTGGGGTTATTAGCAGCATGTGTGGTTCTCTTTGTGCCTATGGGCATGGCAGGGTGGCACTTGAGTCGCAACAAGGTTCTCTTCTTCAGTGGCGCACTTTTCATAACTCTCGCAGTTGGTGTTCATCTCACACCTTATTTCCCTTCGGTCTCTGATTTCGTCACATCGGTTTCCTCGTCTTCCGTTAACGTTGTCGTGGACGATCGCGATTTGTGTGTTTCCTTGCTTCACGATATTGTCTGGGAGGTGAGACCAAGAAGGGTGTTTGACTTTGAgttaaataataacaacaacaattccGTGAATTACGACAAGTCTTGGTCTTGGAAGAGATCGGGTTCCGTGGAGTCGTGTGAGTTTCAGAGGCTTAAACGGCACGACGTTTCGGTTTTGCTTAATGGGTCTTGGGTTGTGGTCGCTGGAGACTCGCAAGCTCGAATCTTTACGTTGTCTTTGCTGAGTTTGGTTCTGGACTCGGAGGGTATGGAATCTGTTAAAGGGTCATTGTTCAAGAGGCACAGTGATTATCACACTGTGGTTGATGAGATTGGGATGAAGTTGGATTTCATGTGGGCACCTTATGTAACCAATTTGACTAGTTTGGTTGCTGGGTTTAAGAGGAATCGCGTTTATCCCGATCTTTTGGTGATGGGTTCTGGATTGTGGCACATGCTGCACTTCACCAATGCTTCGGATTATGGTTTCTCTTTGGGGGTTTTGAGGAGTTCAGTGAATTCATTGCTGCCGGTGTCATCGGAATTTGGCAACGATGAGGCAGATGTGGCGGTTTCTGCATCGGTCAGATCTCCGTCTCCGCACTTGTTTTGGCTGGGGATGCCAACTTTGGTGAACTCAATGTTGAACACGAATGAGAAGAGGGAGAAGATGACTGATCTAATGTGGGGAGAATATGAAAGAGAGGTTCAGGGAAGTGGCATGTTGAGGCAATTTGGTGGTCCACTTCAACTGGTGGATATAGGGTCATTGAGTTGGACTTGTGGGATCAAGTGTACAGATGATGGGATGCATTATGATGGTGTTGTTTATGAGGCTGGGGTTCAGATTATGTTGAATGCATTGCTTATTGAATCTCATCAGAGGCTATGA
- the LOC114397736 gene encoding expansin-A13-like has protein sequence MLALTLSILIIATLSSSPLVTSHYSSSTLESPPSSLEASPTFSEWRSARATYYVAADPRDAVGGACGYGDLVKGGYGMATVGLSEALFERGQICGACFELRCVEDMRWCIPGTSIIVTATNFCAPNYGFTSDGGGHCNPPNKHFVLPIEAFEKIAIWKAGNMPVQYRRIKCRKEGGMRFTVTGSGIFISVLISNVAGHGDIGEVKVKGSRTGWLSMGRNWGQNWHVNALLQNQPLSFEVKASDGKTVTSYNVAPKDWTFGQTFEGKQFET, from the exons ATGTTGGCACTCACACTATCCATTCTCATCATCGCTACACTCTCTTCTTCGCCACTAGTCACCTCTCACTACTCCTCTTCCACTCTCGAGTCCCCTCCTTCTTCTCTAGAAGCCTCCCCGACCTTCTCCGAATGGCGATCCGCGCGCGCCACCTACTACGTCGCGGCGGATCCCCGCGACGCGGTGGGCGGCGCGTGCGGCTACGGCGACCTGGTTAAGGGCGGCTACGGCATGGCCACGGTGGGGCTCAGCGAGGCCCTGTTCGAGCGCGGCCAGATCTGTGGCGCGTGCTTCGAGCTCCGCTGCGTCGAGGACATGCGCTGGTGCATCCCCGGCACCTCCATCATCGTCACCGCCACCAACTTCTGCGCCCCCAACTACGGCTTCACCTCCGACGGCGGCGGACACTGTAACCCTCCCAACAAGCATTTCGTTCTCCCCATCGAAGCTTTTGAGAAGATCGCCATTTGGAAAGCCGGCAACATGCCCGTGCAGTATCGCAG GATAAAGTGTAGGAAGGAAGGAGGGATGCGATTTACTGTTACTGGTTCTGGAATCTTCATTTCAGTGCTGATCAGTAATGTTGCTGGCCACGGAGACATAGGGGAGGTGAAGGTTAAAGGCTCCAGAACCGGTTGGCTTTCAATGGGTCGGAATTGGGGGCAAAACTGGCATGTAAATGCGTTGCTGCAAAACCAGCCTCTTTCGTTCGAGGTTAAAGCTAGTGATGGCAAAACGGTTACTTCTTACAATGTTGCTCCCAAGGATTGGACCTTTGGACAAACCTTTGAAGGCAAGCAATTTGAGACTTGA
- the LOC114397746 gene encoding protein REVEILLE 1-like: MAIQSQNAFTRSRGGLPIGDGISLNSGVHPVADIPLHDQFSCGNDYALKVRKPYTITKQRERWTDEEHKKFLEALKLYGRAWRRIEEHVGTKTAVQIRSHAQKFFSKILRESSRNSTTLEESIEIPPPRPKRKPIHPYPRKLVEIPKTEISNSELPLRSNSLKPSDFGQENNSPKSVLSTVVSETLGSSDSDTPTRCLSPTSSISDVPTNRFPLAEPKTSFEEEGSPPSSAHDKQPPVKLEFFHKESVSTKDDATEESSGRTLKLFGTTLLITDTCKPSSPTMEPWKPTPAAAMYLMQLQNGCSDITEGPASIVPWWSLPHNTPFMPLHKEPKGNHIYSNLGEFVHKEVQKEGSWTGSNTSSINDGDNIEKSDDQAKSHVHCFSKSEISSISELRVRPKTCGKGFVPCKRRMAERESKYSSICYEEREEQGIKLSL; encoded by the exons ATGGCGATACAA AGCCAAAATGCATTTACTAGATCACGGGGTGGTCTTCCAATTGGAGATGGAATATCTTTGAATTCTGGTGTGCATCCTGTTGCAGATATTCCACTACATGATCAGTTTTCTTGTGGAAATGACTATGCCTTGAAG GTAAGGAAACCATATACTATCACAAAGCAAAGAGAGAGGTGGACAGATGAAGAACATAAGAAGTTCCTTGAAGCCTTAAAGTTATATGGCAGGGCCTGGCGACGGATTGAAG AACATGTTGGTACAAAGACTGCTGTTCAGATTCGAAGTCATGCTCAGAAGTTTTTTTCTAAG ATTCTTCGAGAGTCTAGTAGAAACAGTACAACCTTGGAGGAGTCAATTGAAATCCCCCCTCCACGACCGAAACGGAAGCCAATTCATCCTTACCCTCGTAAACTAGTTGAGATTCCAAAGACAGAAATTTCCAACTCAGAACTCCCACTGAGGTCGAATTCTCTTAAGCCATCAGACTTTGGTCAAGAAAACAATTCTCCCAAGTCAGTGTTATCTACAGTTGTTTCAGAAACCCTTGGTTCCTCCGATTCAGATACACCTACTAGATGTTTGTCACCAACCTCATCCATTAGTGATGTCCCCACAAACAGATTTCCACTCGCTGAGCCCAAAACATCATTTGAGGAAGAAGGGTCTCCACCAAGTTCAGCTCATGATAAGCAACCTCCTGTG AAACTGGAGTTTTTTCACAAAGAAAGTGTTTCTACCAAGGACGATGCAACAGAAGAATCATCTGGTCGTACTCTCAAACTTTTTGGGACCACTCTACTGATAACAGATACATGCAAACCTTCTTCACCAACAATGGAGCCATGGAAACCAACACCTGCGGCTGCAATGTATCTCATGCAACTTCAGAATGGATGTTCAGATATTACAGAAGGTCCTGCTTCTATTGTTCCTTGGTGGAGTCTTCCCCACAATACACCATTCATGCCACTGCACAAGGAGCCAAAAGGGAATCATATATACTCCAACCTTGGAGAGTTTGTACATAAAGAAGTTCAAAAGGAAGGATCATGGACTGGTTCAAACACTAGTTCAATTAATGATGGAGATAACATTGAAAAATCAGATGATCAAGCCAAGAGTCATGTGCATTGCTTTAGCAAAAGTGAAATATCAAGTATATCTGAGCTAAGGGTAAGGCCTAAAACATGTGGAAAAGGGTTTGTACCATGTAAAAGGCGCATGGCAGAGAGAGAAAGCAAGTACTCATCAATATGTTACGAGGAGAGGGAAGAGCAAGGTATTAAGCTTTCATTGTAG